A DNA window from Nymphalis io chromosome 28, ilAglIoxx1.1, whole genome shotgun sequence contains the following coding sequences:
- the LOC126779232 gene encoding chorion class B protein M2410-like, with translation MNHQLLFICASVMVFQIISGQYIGQGVYGNNYYPNAVAAEINYANNMAYGPLASEVIPEVGRSFNGGGLKVTSYSPISPTGVTVESDNLMMEGPLAVSGRLPFSGVVSLEGPLPAAGHGAVAYACGDGNVGIVSETIENGYGPGYANGFGAAGLPGYNGVGNVLNRL, from the exons ATGAaccatcaattattatttatctgtgcaTCTGTCATGGTATTCCAG ATTATATCAGGTCAGTATATTGGTCAAGGTGTATATGGCAACAATTATTATCCGAATGCTGTTGCTGCTGAAATTAATTATGCCAATAACATGGCATACGGTCCTCTAGCTTCTGAAGTCATACCTGAAGTCGGAAGATCATTTAACGGCGGTGGATTAAAAGTAACTAGCTATTCACCAATCTCTCCAACTGGTGTAACCGTTGAATCTGATAATTTGATGATGGAAGGCCCCTTGGCCGTGAGCGGTCGATTGCCATTCTCAGGAGTTGTGTCCTTAGAGGGACCTTTGCCAGCAGCTGGTCACGGTGCTGTTGCGTACGCTTGTGGTGACGGTAATGTTGGCATCGTGAGTGAAACTATAGAAAATGGCTACGGACCAGGATATGCTAATGGCTTTGGTGCCGCTGGATTACCTGGCTATAACGGAGTTGGAAATGTACTAAATAGACTTTAA
- the LOC126779238 gene encoding chorion class CA protein ERA.1-like: MNNLCVLLISVICLIQNAYSQCLGPAGTFPNGYGLGYGPGIGIGPGIAPGFAGPAGIAPGYPGIAPALEAPLAVGGYGGSGVGDVAVAGEMPVAGTTLVAGQVPILGAVRFAGDLPAIGTVSIAGSCGCGCGAPGYYY; this comes from the exons ATGAATAACTTGTGCGTTTTGTTGATTTCCGTAATTTGCTTGATTCAG AATGCCTACAGTCAATGCCTTGGACCAGCGGGAACATTCCCTAATGGTTACGGTCTTGGGTATGGACCTGGAATCGGCATTGGACCTGGCATCGCTCCAGGTTTCGCAGGACCAGCGGGCATTGCGCCCGGTTATCCAGGAATAGCTCCAGCTCTTGAAGCTCCTCTGGCTGTTGGCGGGTATGGTGGTTCTGGTGTTGGTGACGTTGCTGTTGCTGGTGAAATGCCAGTCGCCGGTACAACACTGGTTGCTGGACAAGTCCCGATCCTTGGTGCTGTGCGCTTCGCTGGTGATCTGCCAGCTATCGGTACTGTTAGTATTGCTGGCAGTTGCGGCTGTGGATGTGGAGCTCCAGGATATTACTACTGA